The sequence CTCCAGCCCAGCAGCCCACCCTCACTgttgagcaggccagaggtatgAACAGTCACATAATTGTGCCTTATCTAGGAAAGGAGATACCTTGTCAGTTGCACAAGttaatgcattcaactgaaatatgtcttctgcaattaacccaacccctctgaatcggagaggtgtggtgggctgccttaatcgatgtccACTGTCCTGGGAGCAGTTGTTGgggattaactgccttgctcaagggctgaatgaaatatttttttccaccttgccagctcagggatttgaaccagtggctttttggttactggcccaaatgCTCTTaattgctaggctacctgccaccccactctATTACTAATGCCCGGTTGTGGCACAGATCTATTCACAATGCTCTTGTGTGTTGCAGTAGTGCTGAGTGAGGTCATCCAGGCCTTCTCTGTGCCAGAGAATGCAGCACGGATGGAGGAGGCACGGGAGAGCGCCTGCAACGACATGGGCAAGATGCTGCAGCTGGTGCTCCCTGTGGCCACCCAGATCCAACAGGAGGTCATCAAAGCGTATGGCTTCAACAACGAGGGAGAGGGtaggatgaagggatagagaatCTATTGTCACTTTTTACACTTTTAGCTTCATGTTCAGTTCGAGCTCTGTGAAATCATTGCTTATTTTAATTTTTCAGGTGTCCTTAAATTTGCCCGTCTGGTGAAGATGTATGAAACTCAGGACCCAGAGATAGCAGCCATGTCCATCAAACTGAAGTCTCTTCTCCTGCCTCCCCTGTCCACTCCACCCATAGGTGGTGCCATCACAGCTTCCTAGGAAACTCGCCTTGGTCTCTCAGAAGGGACATCTAAAAAACAATGTTACTGGACTTGAAAATGTGTGTGCATTGTCAATTTCCTAAAGTTTTTTTCAATCAATCATAGGAAAAAGTGAATTGGTTACCTTGGTATATCACCCTGGGATAATGCACACAAATCAGACCTGTATTGGTTCAAATGAACACAAAATGTCAGAATTGCAACCTCCAACCAGGATAGACAAATTTCATTCTTCAAAGTTCAGTTATTGCATTCCTGGATTTAAATGCAATACACCTGACAGCTAACTTAAATCCTTTGTTTATGAGTATTTGTTTtccgtatttatttattttgcattTTGTCTTAAGTCATTTATACCATAATTTACTGTTTGACCTTTTCAATCTGTCACTGCTGGATAAGAGTTAATAcatgtaataaaaaaataaaatgctaCTCAGATGTtcaaattttatttttttaaagtgaaTACAGCAACACACCAAGCAGATTAACAACTTTATTATTGCAGTAAGACTTTGGCAACTGTTTCTGTTATCATTCACAGTAAAACTCTTCGGGGAGTGGCACATGCCTCAATTTATActttgcacatactgtacatctctCCTTCATAAAAAGACAAACATTGTAGGATTCAGTCCTTATGGCCACATTGAGGTTTTGTCTGATTTATAGAAGCAACAGACAATCCATTACCATAACTGGAGAAATACCCCTCTGTTCATTAGTCCAACCTATGGCACTTGTTTTCATTCTACATTTAAAACATGGacttaaaaatattttaaaaccaATAGTAGATTCAAAATATAACTAAttatataaactgggtggttcgaaccctgaatgccatggtatatcagacagtataccacaggtatgacaaaacatttatttttactgctctaattacatttgtaaccagtttataatagctatAAGGcccctcaggggtttgtgatatatggccaatataccacagcgaAGGGCTGTGTCCTAGCACTCCGCATTgcgttgtgcctaagaacagcccttagcaatggtatattggccataccacaccccctcgggccttattgcttaattagacAGTTCTGTATATACATTTCCTCAAAAGGCAGTCACTCTTGGTTGATCCCGGTTGTGATGCAGCGCCACTAAATGAACTCATTCAAGTCATCTGGCTCCTCTTTGTGCTTTGAGTTGAGGTTCATAGACATTAGAATACTACTTATGGCTACATAAATATCCCAACATTTCTAAGCAAATAAAGTCTGATAAAGAATGTGAAACATGGCAGAGTCCACAAAATAAAAATCTTTCAGTTAAAAACTGATTCCCTATTGTTGATAAAGTGCTTAAATAAAAAGGCCTTAGAATAAGTGCAACAAAGAACAGTCACACCCAAAGTGATAAACTTGAAGTCTGATACATTTTCCTGGTGCAATTTGTCTAGAATATACTGTAGTCCTCAGATAGTCACATCCACAATTTACTCATTTATGGTGCTGCTTGTGTTCTCATTTCCAATGCCTTCTCATATTCAGTGCAATCACCGTGAAATTTAACAAAAGAACAGCGCTCAGCCTAAAACCCTCACTTCCATCCACAGTGCACCTACAACCAATGGCCGACAGCAGGTGTCCACACGGAGAGTGAAGCTGAAGTAGAAATCATTTCCAACAGTTGTCCTACAATCCCTAGTGGTGCGTCAGTCAATTCGGCCAATCAGCTGTCTCAGTTCAGTTCATGATGCAAGAAAAGGAACCAGACTGGTGGTGGCAGACCAGTTAGATGTCAAGTTTGGGAGGGAAGCCAGAAGGAAAATGACCTTACATCTCGAAGTGACGAAACATGCTTTCAACGTACCCCAGGACCCTCTGCCAGTCGGGCCCACCTGGTCTCAGCATCTCTTCCACAGTCTGTCAAGCAAATAAAAACCCTCTGTTAAAAGACAAGCTTACACTCAGCTGTACCCTCAGCTCTACAAGGACAACCGCTACTCACATAAAAAAAGTGGGAACTGAGAAGCATTACCATGACCATATTCATAAGAACATTTGGACATCAGTGACAGGACATCTACCATTCTACTCACAAGTCAAGCTCTTTtaaaacacacatatatatatatatatatatttttttttttagtttCTTTCCCAACAACTTTCATGGCATGTTTAAATTTAGGTCTCACCAGTGTGGATGCGATTCCTACACTTCCCCCAGTCTGGAAGGCAAGACCCAGGTTCTCACTCTGCACAGAACAAAACAGTAGGCGTGAATAGGGTTATTAAAACAGTTTGTATATTGTGTGAACTATGGGGTCGTATATGTGAATGCATTTCTCTTACCTTGTCTCCTGGGCTGAGACTGCTGTATGGTATGTGTGTGGGTAGATAGGTGTGGTACACAGCACAAAAAGCCAGACCGTCCTCCCAGCTGCTGCTGAAGTTGGTGATCTCAatattctatttaaaaaaaaatccaaaatAGAGGGTTGTCTTGTATTGGTCAGATAAGGTGACCAATGGTTTGGTAAATGTGAATGGTACTTGTTTTTGCTATTTCTGACCTTGTAGCCCTGGGTGCGGCTTTGACACCAGCGCAGGAGTGAGTTCCGCCTGGAGCCTCCATGACGTCGCAGCAGCATGCTGAAACCATCCTGAGGTCTGGAAGGTGGATAACAGACAAATGTTATATTTAGGTAGAAGGCTTTATTTGGGCATATTTCTTACGTTTCTTTAGAGGGCCTGTCCAATCACCTGAACGAGGACGGTGGGTCTGCATTCTGGTCCTCCTCCTGTTTTTCTGCTAGACGTTAGCAATTAGTTAAGAGCATTGTAACTTTACACACATAGCAAAATGCACTATACACATTCAAAAGCAAACAGTTATGTTTGAACTCAAAGTATAATGTAGGTGTAGATTAAATGAACACACTTGTATAGAAGCTGGACCAGGTGTCCTGTGTTTGCAGTATGCGGTCCATCCTTCTCCCTTTGGCTGGCTCTTCTTTCTggtaagagatagagagaggagtagtGGCTATAGTATGCATGACTGTTTCCAAATTGGTCAGAAAATGACCCTTGAATTTCAAGTCCAGACTAAGACTATACACTGTATATGCACTATACAaaacacactcatatatacactgaacaaaaaatatgaatgcaacaagtgttggtcccatgattcatgagctgaaataaaaaattccagaaattttacaattaaaaaaaaaaatccccccaaaaaatgcaCAAATGTGCATTTCTTCTTTGCAAAGATAATTAATCTACCCTGAAAGGTgggacatatcaagaagctgattaaacagtattacacaggtgcaccttgtgcctgggacaataaaaggccactttaaaatgtgcagttttgtcacacaacacaatgccacaaatgtctcaagttgagggagcgtgcaattggcacaCTGGACTGCAggaaagctgttgccagagaatttaatgttctctaccataagcagccttaaaacgttgttttagagattttggcagtatgtccaactggtcTCACAAGCAcaaaccatgtgtaaccatgccagcccaggacctccacatctggtttcTTTGCCTGTGGGGTCATCGGAgcccagccacccagacagcggATGAAACTCTGGGTTTGCAAACGAAGAAACGAAGAATTTGTGCACAAACTGTCATAAACCATCTCAGGcatgctcatctgtgtgctcgtcgtcctcacctgactgcagttcggcatcataACCGACTTAAGTGAGCATTTGCCAACTTTCGCTGGCTATTGGAACGCTGGAGGTGTGCTCTTCACAAATGAATCCtgatttcaactgtaccgggcagataaCATGGCAgcatgtgggcgagcggtttgctgatgtcaacgttgtgaacagagtgacccatggtggcggtgtggttatggtatgggaaagcataagctacagacaacgaacacaattacatttcatcaatgtcaatttgaatgcacagagatactgtgacgagatcctgaggcccattgtcgtgccattcatctgccaccatcaccttatgtttcagcatgataatgcacggccccacgtcgcaaggatctgtacacaattcctgtaagctgaaaatgtccaaattcttccatggcctgcatactcaccaaaatatgtcacccattgagcatgtttgggatgctctggatcgacgtgtacgacagcgtgttccagtttccgtcaatatccagcaacttcgcacagctattgaagagtgggataacattccacaggccacaatcaaaaaCCTAATCAACTCTATGCGTAGaagatgtgttgtgctgcatgagacaaaatggtggccacaccagacactgactagTTGTCTGATCCATGCCTAATTCTTTTTGTTTTAAGGGTGTTTGTGACCAACAGAaatttgtattcccagtcatgcgaaatccatagattaggcttaaattaattaattaaaactgattgatttccttatatggactgtataaaataaagtatttaatctattttagaataaggctaacacgtaacaaaatgttttggttcccttccccagatctgtgtctcgacacaatcctgtcttggagctctatggacaattcctttgacctcatggcttggtttttgctcaactgtgagactttatatagacaggtgtgtgcctttccaaataatgtccaatcaattcaatgTACCACAGGTAAATAAGGTAAATAAAtatgtccaatcaagttgtagaatacAACTGGAAAACAACCTCTCGTCCATGGTTGAGGGTGAAAAGATCCCGTTGTCAAACACATACTGTTCCTTCAGtcccagtctcacacacacacacacacacacacacacattttggccATAGagtaacatctcaaggatgatcaatagaaacaggatgcacatgagtctctcacagcaaagggtctgtaaataatatattttttttatttgtaataaatgtgagaaattttaaaaaaaactgttttcgcttcgtcattatggggtattgtatgtagattaatgaggacatttagttatttaatcaattttagaataagggtgtaacataacaaaatgtggaagaagtcaagaggtctgaatactttcccgaatgcactgtatacctcaaataccttgtacccctgcacattgatctggtactggtactccctgtatatagcttcatttttgtgtatttattatatattactcTGCATCATTGGAAAGAGCTCGCAAAGCAAACATTtcagggtaaagtctacacccgttgtattcggtgcatgtgatgAATAACATGAGATTTGAAACCATTGCAAAGAGATTAGATACTCTCAAAAACAAACGTGTTGGTTGAATACAAACATTACCTTGCATAGAGGCAGTGTTGTACTAGTGGTGGTCTGGGAGCTACCCTTCTGTGCAGGGAGAGAGTCCGTGGGCAGGGGAAGTCGAGAGAGGCTCCTGAAACATAAGATAGGACTTAGTTGAAACAGATACATGTAGGACACTTGTGTCTATATAGCATGGCCTTGCGCAGAGGTCAACCCTTGCTCCTACAGAGACACAGGCTAGCTTTCATCAAATACGAGACTGCTTTCAAAAATAATAGTTGTGTCAAAGGGACAGGCTCCAGGTAACAGATTCTCAACCCCCAAATTGCTGgtgcagtggtcaccaaccttttctgagtcaagatcattTTCTGAGTCAAAAAAGTTGAGATCTACCactcaaatgaaataaataaataacatgacTTCAaatgtaagcctatgcaacaACACAAAGTGTTGACAG is a genomic window of Oncorhynchus gorbuscha isolate QuinsamMale2020 ecotype Even-year linkage group LG12, OgorEven_v1.0, whole genome shotgun sequence containing:
- the grcc10 gene encoding protein C10 isoform X1, with translation MASAPAQQPTLTVEQARVVLSEVIQAFSVPENAARMEEARESACNDMGKMLQLVLPVATQIQQEVIKAYGFNNEGEGVLKFARLVKMYETQDPEIAAMSIKLKSLLLPPLSTPPIGGAITAS
- the grcc10 gene encoding protein C10 isoform X2; its protein translation is MASAPAQQPTLTVEQARVLSEVIQAFSVPENAARMEEARESACNDMGKMLQLVLPVATQIQQEVIKAYGFNNEGEGVLKFARLVKMYETQDPEIAAMSIKLKSLLLPPLSTPPIGGAITAS